A region from the Phaenicophaeus curvirostris isolate KB17595 chromosome 3, BPBGC_Pcur_1.0, whole genome shotgun sequence genome encodes:
- the CD83 gene encoding CD83 antigen: MSLVLYALLVILCNVWCLISGVPVAVPGIAVRCAEEVLLPCKILRDSSVTYQRASWYKMVGDDEGIAWKILDVESHYPKELGGSLELSNDTYFSLRIKNATTQNSGTYKCALGEQHGEHNLSSTVTLKVTGCPGIEDEKLKKYKTELFMLTCLGIFYLLLIFFTCTCLRKESMSPINQKARPDMKHMLTLINAQEMTTFQDLNSNITCKNELTSSSV; the protein is encoded by the exons ATGTCTTTGGTACTCTATGCTCTGCTCGTCATCCTGTGCAATG TTTGGTGCCTGATCAGTGGTGTTCCCGTGGCAGTCCCCGGCATTGCTGTGAGATGTGCTGAAGAAGTGCTGCTGCCCTGTAAAATTCTTCGGGACTCCTCAGTCACCTACCAGAGAGCATCTTGGtataaa ATGGTTGGAGATGATGAAGGAATAGCATGGAAAATCCTTGATGTGGAATCTCATTATCCAAAAGAACTTGGGGGGTCCCTGGAGCTGTCCAACGACACCTACTTCTCACTGAGAATCAAAAATGCAACCACCCAAAACAGTGGGACATATAAGTGTGCTTTGGGGGAACAGCATGGAGAACATAATTTGAGCAGCACAGTCACACTAAAAGTAACAG GTTGCCCTGGAATAGAAGacgaaaaattaaaaaaatacaagacaGAGCTTTTCATGCTGACTTGCCTTGGGATTTTTTACTTGCTGCTCATCTTTTTCACCTGT acaTGTCTAAGGAAAGAGAGTATGTCTCCCATTAATCAAAAAGCCAGGCCAGATATGAAACACATGCTCACCCTAATCAATGCACAAGAAATGACAACTTTCCAGGATTTAAACAGCAACATCACTTGCAAAAATGAGCTTACCTCAAGTTCTGTCTAA